The genome window CAAGGAAGGATTCCTGAAGGTGGAGCGGGACCCCCGTCATAAACAGAAGTTACACCTCAGGGTAAGCGAGGATGTTGAAAGGCTTGCTGGATCGCTAATGGGGGCTCTTTCCACTTTAAGGGACACAAGCGTAGCTAATCAGATCGAGAGTCTTCTAAACACATATCATGAACTGGCATCCAGGGTTACTAGACCAGAGCTTAGGGACTTTCTGAGGAGTTTGATCAAGCGACAAGTCGACAGTCTAATCACGAATATCCTGTAGGTGTCATGTATGAGTCTTGCT of Thermofilum uzonense contains these proteins:
- a CDS encoding MarR family transcriptional regulator, producing MSEEEFEVLFEILRSPHISVNKLYQRMKGRISKARLIKILRNLNKEGFLKVERDPRHKQKLHLRVSEDVERLAGSLMGALSTLRDTSVANQIESLLNTYHELASRVTRPELRDFLRSLIKRQVDSLITNIL